A stretch of the Streptomyces venezuelae genome encodes the following:
- a CDS encoding ABC transporter substrate-binding protein encodes MRRRIFGAAASTTAFGLLITLSGCGSISGDGGDATLKLVAAEYGTTPETSSKAFWDKVTADFTAQHPGIKVEVKLLPWADIDREVGRLVKAGKAPDMALMGSYSDFAAQGKLYPAEELLSVRAEANFLQPLAEAGSIGNTLYGLPFVASSRLLFYNENLFTKAKIGPPKTWKELKTAAEALKQKGVKFPYALPLGPEEAHAEALIWELSNGGGYVDNSGNYSLASEQNVQAFKWLKEELVGPGLVGPVSPAKFNRQDAFDAFLRGEVGMLNGYPSLAHAAEAKGITVRTVDMPVNDGLTASERPPAVGVADWMVAFNQNDHRKQIGTFLDFLYQDKNLTDFAGRYHLLPSTVSASRTPAGGGIDKDEEQFMAALRSAQLYPVNNPNWVTVSDTIKRNIGRAVEPGADAKAVLEDIANQSREQSKKP; translated from the coding sequence CGGCGACGCCACCCTCAAGCTGGTGGCCGCCGAGTACGGCACCACTCCGGAGACCAGTTCCAAGGCCTTCTGGGACAAGGTCACCGCCGATTTCACCGCCCAGCACCCCGGCATCAAGGTCGAGGTGAAGCTGCTGCCGTGGGCCGACATCGACCGCGAGGTCGGCCGCCTGGTCAAGGCGGGCAAGGCCCCCGACATGGCCCTCATGGGCTCGTACTCGGACTTCGCGGCCCAGGGCAAGCTCTACCCGGCGGAGGAACTGCTCTCGGTCCGGGCGGAGGCGAACTTCCTGCAGCCCCTCGCCGAGGCCGGCTCCATCGGAAACACCCTCTACGGCCTGCCCTTCGTGGCGAGCAGCCGACTGCTCTTCTACAACGAGAACCTGTTCACCAAGGCCAAGATCGGGCCCCCGAAGACCTGGAAGGAGCTGAAGACCGCCGCCGAGGCGCTGAAGCAGAAGGGTGTGAAATTCCCGTACGCCCTGCCGCTCGGCCCCGAGGAAGCACATGCGGAGGCGCTGATCTGGGAACTCAGCAACGGCGGCGGTTATGTCGACAACAGCGGCAATTACAGCCTGGCCTCCGAGCAGAACGTCCAGGCCTTCAAGTGGCTCAAGGAGGAGCTGGTCGGCCCCGGTCTGGTCGGCCCGGTCTCGCCCGCCAAGTTCAACCGCCAGGACGCTTTCGACGCCTTCCTGCGCGGCGAGGTCGGCATGCTGAACGGCTACCCCTCCCTGGCCCACGCGGCCGAGGCCAAGGGGATCACCGTGCGCACCGTGGACATGCCCGTCAACGACGGGCTGACCGCCTCGGAGCGGCCTCCGGCGGTCGGCGTGGCCGACTGGATGGTGGCCTTCAACCAGAACGACCACCGGAAGCAGATCGGCACGTTCCTGGACTTCCTCTACCAGGACAAGAACCTCACCGACTTCGCCGGCCGCTACCACCTGCTCCCGTCCACGGTCAGCGCCTCGCGCACCCCCGCGGGCGGCGGCATCGACAAGGACGAGGAGCAGTTCATGGCCGCACTGCGCAGCGCCCAGCTGTACCCGGTGAACAACCCGAACTGGGTGACGGTCAGCGACACCATCAAGCGCAACATCGGCCGGGCGGTGGAGCCGGGCGCCGATGCCAAGGCCGTCCTCGAGGACATCGCGAACCAGTCCCGCGAGCAGTCCAAGAAGCCCTGA